One part of the Candidatus Aquiluna sp. UB-MaderosW2red genome encodes these proteins:
- a CDS encoding branched-chain amino acid ABC transporter permease, with amino-acid sequence MFTMLMLGLGLPSGSAHADSVGEELPFGISGNVKVDGTGVEGVGLLVTGDGYSADVKTDANGQWFVGVPERTNYSVTLDESTLPEGIAVLDGEPVREVEIGAGGRTVMNFFIGEGERNTTSFTDQLIARLIYGINFGLMLGLAAVGLSLVFGTTGLSNFAHGEMVTFGAVAALLFGVILEIPIWAAIPLAVAMSAGFGWALDAGLWRPLRKRGIGIVQLMIVSIGLSLTVRYLIQFFIGGGTEQLPGFDAPKIQLFGSVSLSATDLISMAISITVILAFALWLLKTKTGKATRAISDNPDLAAASGIDVDKVIRTVWILSASMAGLSGVLWAYFRPGIKWDMGTQILLLIFAAVTLGGLGTAFGAFLGALIVGILVETSSLFIPADLKYVGALVVLIVILLVRPQGLLGRKQRIG; translated from the coding sequence ATGTTCACGATGTTAATGCTGGGTCTTGGCCTACCCTCAGGCTCGGCGCACGCTGACTCAGTAGGTGAAGAGCTACCCTTTGGAATAAGCGGAAACGTCAAGGTTGATGGCACGGGCGTAGAGGGGGTTGGGTTATTGGTAACTGGAGATGGCTACAGCGCCGACGTCAAAACTGACGCAAATGGCCAGTGGTTTGTTGGGGTGCCAGAACGCACAAATTATTCAGTGACTCTGGATGAGTCCACGCTTCCTGAGGGCATCGCCGTATTAGATGGCGAACCGGTTAGGGAAGTTGAAATCGGTGCCGGTGGCAGAACCGTAATGAACTTTTTTATCGGAGAGGGCGAGCGAAATACGACCTCTTTTACTGACCAACTCATTGCCAGGCTGATATACGGAATCAACTTTGGTCTGATGCTCGGTTTGGCTGCGGTTGGTCTTTCTTTAGTCTTTGGAACCACCGGACTGTCCAATTTTGCCCACGGTGAAATGGTTACCTTCGGTGCTGTCGCGGCCTTGCTGTTTGGGGTAATCCTTGAAATTCCCATATGGGCGGCAATTCCCCTGGCGGTGGCAATGTCAGCGGGCTTTGGCTGGGCACTGGACGCTGGTCTTTGGCGACCCTTGAGGAAACGCGGAATCGGAATCGTGCAGTTGATGATTGTGTCGATTGGACTCTCGCTAACCGTTCGTTACCTGATTCAATTTTTTATTGGTGGAGGCACCGAGCAGCTACCTGGATTTGATGCACCAAAAATTCAGCTATTCGGCTCAGTTTCACTCAGTGCCACCGACCTGATTTCGATGGCAATATCAATCACTGTGATTCTGGCCTTTGCCCTTTGGTTACTGAAGACCAAAACCGGAAAGGCCACCCGGGCAATCTCGGACAATCCCGATTTGGCTGCCGCTTCCGGTATTGATGTTGACAAAGTGATTCGAACGGTTTGGATATTGTCCGCCAGCATGGCAGGTCTATCGGGAGTGCTTTGGGCTTACTTCCGTCCGGGCATCAAGTGGGACATGGGAACGCAGATTTTGCTTTTGATTTTTGCGGCTGTAACTCTCGGCGGGCTAGGAACGGCCTTTGGGGCATTCCTCGGTGCGCTGATAGTAGGAATATTGGTGGAGACTTCGAGCTTGTTCATTCCGGCCGATCTCAAATACGTCGGTGCACTCGTGGTTTTAATTGTGATATTGCTGGTCAGGCCGCAGGGTTTGCTCGGTCGAAAACAACGGATAGGTTAG
- the guaB gene encoding IMP dehydrogenase, which produces MENQDPFSLIGLTYDDVLLLPGQSDVIPSGVNTTTQVSRNISIAVPLISSAMDTVTEARMAISMARQGGLGILHRNLSIEDQATQVDLVKRSEAGMISHPVTTTPYKTIQEVDDLCGKYRVSGLPVIDEDGLLVGIVTNRDMRFVLEVQRTTTLVKDVMTPMPLIVGKVGINPDEAMAMLAQHRIEKLPLVDNNGKLRGLITVKDFDKSEKYPNASKDGAGRLLVGAAIGVGPDAWERAMALVETGVDMLVVDTAHGHNSAVLDMIRRLKNEHFAKHADIVGGNVATREGAQAIVDAGADGVKVGVGPGSICTTRVVAGVGVPQITAVYLASLAAKPAGVPVIADGGLQYSGDIPKALVAGANSVMLGSLLAGTDESPGDVTYVGGKQFKTYRGMGSLGAMQSRSFSKDRYFQDDVLREDKLVPEGIEGRVPYRGNVASVVHQLTGGLRAAMGYVGGATIPELQQKGKFVRITSAGLRESHPHDIQMTIEAPNYGTR; this is translated from the coding sequence TTGGAAAACCAAGATCCCTTCTCCCTGATAGGCCTCACTTACGACGATGTGCTCCTGTTGCCAGGGCAATCAGACGTCATCCCATCTGGGGTGAACACCACAACCCAGGTCTCTAGAAATATTTCAATCGCAGTGCCACTAATTTCCTCTGCAATGGACACTGTCACCGAGGCCAGGATGGCCATCTCTATGGCCAGGCAGGGGGGCTTGGGTATTTTGCACCGCAATCTTTCCATCGAGGATCAAGCCACTCAGGTTGACCTAGTAAAAAGAAGCGAAGCGGGAATGATCTCGCACCCGGTCACCACAACCCCCTATAAGACCATCCAAGAGGTGGATGATTTATGCGGCAAGTACCGAGTATCCGGCCTTCCAGTCATAGATGAAGATGGCCTCCTGGTAGGAATAGTGACAAATCGAGATATGCGCTTTGTGTTAGAGGTGCAGCGCACAACCACTTTGGTGAAAGACGTGATGACTCCAATGCCACTAATTGTTGGCAAGGTTGGCATTAACCCCGATGAGGCAATGGCCATGCTGGCTCAGCACCGCATCGAGAAGCTACCGCTGGTGGATAACAACGGCAAGCTCCGCGGCCTAATCACGGTAAAAGATTTTGATAAGAGCGAAAAATACCCGAACGCCTCAAAAGACGGCGCCGGAAGACTGCTAGTAGGTGCCGCAATTGGTGTCGGACCAGATGCCTGGGAGCGAGCCATGGCGCTAGTTGAAACCGGGGTGGACATGTTGGTGGTGGATACCGCCCACGGCCACAACTCTGCTGTTTTAGACATGATTAGAAGACTCAAGAACGAACACTTTGCAAAGCACGCCGACATCGTCGGCGGCAATGTTGCCACCCGTGAGGGTGCGCAGGCAATAGTGGATGCCGGAGCCGACGGCGTAAAAGTTGGAGTGGGCCCGGGTTCGATTTGCACAACCCGAGTGGTTGCTGGGGTGGGAGTGCCGCAGATCACCGCCGTTTATTTGGCATCATTGGCCGCTAAGCCTGCGGGAGTTCCAGTAATCGCCGATGGCGGCTTGCAGTATTCGGGAGATATTCCAAAGGCTTTAGTCGCAGGTGCGAATTCGGTAATGCTCGGTTCGCTTTTGGCCGGGACAGATGAATCCCCGGGGGATGTCACATACGTTGGGGGTAAACAGTTCAAGACCTACCGCGGCATGGGTTCTTTAGGTGCCATGCAATCCCGCTCTTTTTCCAAAGATCGATATTTCCAAGACGATGTTTTACGCGAGGACAAATTGGTTCCCGAGGGCATCGAGGGCAGGGTGCCCTACCGCGGCAACGTGGCCTCTGTGGTGCACCAACTAACCGGAGGCCTTAGAGCTGCCATGGGTTATGTTGGCGGAGCCACAATCCCTGAGCTTCAGCAAAAAGGCAAGTTTGTGAGAATCACCTCTGCAGGGCTAAGAGAGTCCCACCCGCACGATATTCAAATGACCATCGAGGCACCGAACTACGGCACTCGCTAG
- a CDS encoding GuaB3 family IMP dehydrogenase-related protein, with the protein MNQVEIGRAKSARAAYSFDDISVVPTRRTRDPEDVSTSWSIDAYKFELPVVAAPMDSAMSPATVIALGKLGGLGVLDLEGLWTRYEDPTAQLELIANAKQEDSTAVLQRAYSAAIKPELITERLAEIRAAGVTVAGALSPQRTAELSAVVLKAGVEMFVIRGNTVSAEHVSKTVEPLNLKEFIYQLDVPVMVGGAVTYTAALHLMRTGAAGVLVGFGGGAASSTRKVLGIHAPMATAVADVAAARRDYMDESGGRYVHVIADGGLGTSGDIAKAIACGADAVMLGTVLARAAEAPGRGWHWGQEAVSKQLPRGARVRVGTHAPLENILLGPADAPDGHANLIGALKRSMATTGYSDVKEFQRVDIILNPHD; encoded by the coding sequence ATGAATCAAGTTGAAATAGGTCGCGCTAAGAGCGCTCGAGCCGCCTACTCCTTTGACGACATATCAGTCGTGCCAACCAGGCGCACTCGTGACCCGGAGGATGTTTCCACCTCATGGTCGATTGACGCTTATAAGTTTGAGTTACCAGTGGTTGCAGCACCCATGGACTCCGCCATGTCCCCGGCCACAGTCATCGCTCTCGGCAAGCTCGGTGGGCTAGGAGTCCTAGACCTGGAGGGTCTTTGGACTCGCTATGAGGATCCAACCGCTCAGCTTGAGTTGATTGCTAACGCCAAACAAGAGGACTCGACGGCTGTTTTGCAAAGGGCCTATTCCGCTGCGATCAAGCCTGAACTAATCACCGAAAGACTCGCCGAGATTCGAGCCGCCGGAGTGACGGTAGCCGGAGCCCTCTCACCTCAGCGCACCGCCGAATTATCCGCTGTGGTCCTAAAAGCCGGAGTCGAGATGTTTGTGATTCGCGGAAATACGGTTTCCGCTGAGCACGTCTCTAAGACCGTCGAGCCGCTAAACCTAAAAGAGTTCATTTACCAGTTGGATGTTCCGGTTATGGTCGGAGGCGCTGTGACATACACAGCCGCACTTCACCTAATGCGAACCGGGGCCGCAGGCGTTCTAGTCGGCTTTGGTGGTGGAGCGGCTAGCTCCACTAGAAAAGTGCTGGGTATTCACGCACCGATGGCCACCGCTGTGGCAGATGTCGCAGCTGCAAGACGAGACTATATGGATGAATCTGGTGGGCGCTATGTCCACGTGATTGCCGATGGCGGGCTCGGGACCTCCGGGGATATAGCAAAGGCCATTGCTTGTGGTGCAGATGCGGTGATGCTTGGGACTGTTTTGGCCAGAGCAGCCGAAGCCCCGGGTCGGGGTTGGCACTGGGGTCAAGAGGCGGTTAGCAAACAATTACCGCGCGGTGCAAGGGTCAGAGTAGGCACTCACGCCCCGCTTGAAAACATTTTGTTGGGCCCGGCCGATGCCCCCGATGGGCACGCCAATCTCATTGGCGCGCTGAAGCGCTCGATGGCCACCACCGGTTATTCGGATGTTAAGGAATTCCAGCGCGTTGACATCATCTTGAACCCGCACGACTAA
- a CDS encoding SURF1 family cytochrome oxidase biogenesis protein: MKKLSFWQVAKRPKWIGGLFVALLVAVVFSLLMQWQLSRTFNVVGVVIEENDPVPLNDLVQPGTLQPFIFDRQAFVTTDVDEEHVYIVQQRLQLVGEESVSGYWLVANSITQVDNEPVSLTLALGFAPNLEAALLAKSQLSAGALEISGYIQPSEAPAVSDDAQTLGSLSLAQLVNFYSNEPFASYPIYLIVQDGIDVGLEQISIGIRQQGIEINWLTLFYALEWAFFALAAFYLWGRMVMDERNRELGL; encoded by the coding sequence GTGAAAAAACTTAGCTTTTGGCAAGTTGCGAAACGGCCCAAGTGGATCGGGGGTCTTTTTGTGGCCTTGCTGGTTGCCGTCGTGTTTTCGCTATTGATGCAGTGGCAACTCTCAAGAACCTTCAACGTGGTTGGGGTGGTTATCGAGGAAAATGACCCGGTGCCGTTGAATGATTTGGTGCAACCAGGAACCCTGCAGCCTTTTATATTTGATCGCCAGGCCTTTGTCACAACCGACGTTGACGAAGAACACGTTTACATCGTGCAGCAGCGCCTTCAGCTGGTGGGTGAGGAAAGTGTTTCTGGCTACTGGCTGGTTGCGAATTCGATTACCCAGGTCGACAACGAGCCGGTGAGCCTGACTCTGGCCTTGGGGTTTGCTCCAAATCTAGAGGCCGCGCTCCTGGCAAAGTCCCAGCTATCAGCTGGGGCACTAGAAATATCTGGCTACATCCAGCCATCCGAGGCCCCGGCGGTGTCCGATGATGCTCAGACTCTGGGATCTTTGTCCTTGGCCCAACTAGTGAATTTCTATTCCAATGAACCATTTGCCTCTTATCCCATCTACCTGATTGTGCAAGATGGTATTGACGTTGGGCTCGAACAGATTTCAATTGGAATCAGGCAGCAGGGGATTGAGATCAACTGGCTCACCCTGTTTTACGCCCTCGAGTGGGCATTTTTTGCGCTTGCTGCGTTTTACCTGTGGGGCCGAATGGTTATGGATGAGCGCAATAGAGAACTAGGTTTATAG
- a CDS encoding DeoR/GlpR family DNA-binding transcription regulator, producing MLAEERRLKLIEWTRSEGRLDATDAATKLSVAVETVRRDLDVLQRRGVVRRVHGGAIALERFTKEYTIPERYDRNPKEKQALADVAAAYIPKEGCIFVDGGTTTECLAPHLRDRPNLLVVTNSITLAHKISGTSTKVKILGGQIRPATLSSVGAKTVSDLSELNAVASFIGTNGISIQGGVTAFDTDEAMVKKTMMKNSIERFLLADAGKFGSSYPARFANFEDFDRLVTNVTTPGEFIEAFTDAGVEIALA from the coding sequence ATGTTGGCGGAAGAGAGAAGACTCAAGCTGATTGAGTGGACTCGATCAGAGGGTCGGCTTGACGCCACCGATGCCGCTACGAAACTTTCAGTGGCCGTGGAAACTGTTCGTCGCGATTTGGATGTCCTTCAGCGCAGGGGGGTAGTGCGCAGAGTGCACGGCGGAGCTATCGCTTTAGAGCGTTTCACAAAGGAATACACGATTCCCGAGCGGTATGACCGCAACCCGAAAGAAAAGCAGGCCCTAGCTGATGTCGCAGCGGCATACATCCCCAAAGAAGGTTGCATCTTTGTTGATGGTGGAACCACAACCGAGTGCCTAGCGCCTCACCTGAGGGATAGGCCAAATCTTTTGGTTGTGACCAATAGCATCACATTGGCTCATAAAATTTCCGGCACCTCCACCAAGGTAAAGATTCTCGGAGGCCAAATCAGACCCGCCACCCTAAGCTCGGTGGGCGCTAAGACGGTGTCCGATTTATCTGAACTCAATGCCGTAGCCAGTTTTATCGGAACCAACGGGATATCTATTCAAGGCGGAGTTACGGCCTTTGATACGGATGAGGCGATGGTGAAAAAGACCATGATGAAAAATTCGATTGAGCGTTTTTTGCTCGCGGATGCTGGAAAGTTCGGATCCAGTTATCCGGCTAGGTTTGCCAATTTTGAAGATTTCGATCGGCTGGTGACGAATGTCACAACCCCGGGAGAATTCATCGAGGCCTTCACGGACGCGGGGGTTGAAATTGCCCTCGCGTAA
- a CDS encoding PTS mannitol transporter subunit IICB encodes MANFIPTTDSGHKGWRASLQKFGGNLAGMVIPNIGAFIAWGLLTALFIPTGWLPNEDLAKMVGPMIVNLLPILIAYTGGRLVHGQRGAVIASIATVGVIVGTDVPMFLGAMIIGPLAALILKQIDKALDPKVPAGFEMLVSNFSLGISGLLLAILGYWGIGPAVNAITDVLGAGIKVLVDAGLLPLVSILIEPAKVLFLNNAINFGVLAPLGVIDVESAGKSIMFMIESNPGPGLGLLLAFWLAGPKALRGSAPGAIIIHFLGGIHEIYFPYVLLKPQTIIAMIAGGATGVAVFLATGVGLVATPSPGSIFAWMAMTPAGNHLGVLLGIFMAAAVSFTVAFFVLRLSKDDATSADLAGAKAKSSEMKSGATQ; translated from the coding sequence ATGGCTAATTTTATCCCCACTACAGACAGTGGACATAAAGGTTGGCGAGCTTCATTGCAGAAGTTCGGCGGCAACCTTGCTGGAATGGTGATCCCAAACATCGGCGCATTTATCGCCTGGGGTCTCCTCACGGCACTATTCATCCCAACCGGCTGGCTTCCAAATGAGGATCTAGCCAAAATGGTGGGTCCAATGATCGTGAACCTACTGCCAATTTTGATTGCCTACACCGGTGGTCGCTTGGTGCATGGTCAGCGCGGAGCCGTAATTGCTTCGATTGCTACCGTGGGCGTGATTGTTGGAACCGATGTTCCAATGTTCCTCGGCGCCATGATCATTGGACCGCTAGCCGCTTTGATCTTGAAGCAGATTGACAAGGCGTTGGACCCAAAGGTCCCCGCGGGCTTTGAGATGCTTGTGAGCAACTTCTCCCTTGGCATCTCCGGTTTGCTATTGGCAATCCTTGGTTACTGGGGCATTGGTCCTGCCGTGAACGCAATCACCGATGTACTCGGCGCAGGGATCAAGGTTTTGGTCGATGCTGGACTCTTACCTCTGGTCTCGATTCTGATTGAGCCAGCCAAGGTCTTGTTCCTGAACAACGCCATCAACTTCGGAGTGCTGGCACCGCTTGGTGTAATCGATGTCGAATCCGCAGGAAAATCCATCATGTTTATGATCGAGAGTAACCCTGGACCAGGTCTCGGATTATTGCTTGCCTTCTGGCTCGCAGGGCCCAAAGCGCTTCGCGGCTCTGCTCCGGGCGCAATCATCATTCACTTCCTTGGTGGAATCCACGAGATCTACTTCCCATATGTATTGCTGAAGCCACAGACCATCATCGCGATGATTGCTGGTGGAGCAACCGGTGTTGCCGTGTTTTTAGCAACCGGCGTTGGGCTTGTCGCTACTCCTTCTCCAGGCTCGATATTCGCCTGGATGGCGATGACTCCTGCCGGTAACCACCTGGGCGTGTTGCTGGGGATTTTCATGGCCGCTGCGGTCAGCTTCACGGTCGCATTCTTTGTTCTTCGACTATCCAAGGACGATGCAACATCGGCCGACCTCGCAGGCGCCAAAGCAAAAAGCAGTGAAATGAAGAGCGGAGCAACTCAGTAA
- a CDS encoding PTS lactose transporter subunit IIB — translation MAKVSGADVKTIVVACEAGMGSSVMVAKMLAKQLKPQGITVTHSPVNQLPTTEHDIVLCHRGLSGRAKQAVPDSVVIAFDMFLGDLTIARLVSALQDGQDISDD, via the coding sequence ATGGCAAAAGTATCTGGAGCCGATGTCAAGACGATAGTCGTGGCATGCGAGGCAGGAATGGGTTCTTCGGTGATGGTGGCAAAAATGCTGGCCAAGCAGCTCAAGCCGCAAGGAATCACGGTAACCCATTCCCCTGTAAATCAGTTGCCGACTACAGAGCACGACATCGTGCTTTGTCATAGAGGGCTGAGCGGTCGAGCTAAGCAGGCCGTTCCAGACTCGGTTGTCATCGCGTTTGACATGTTTCTGGGTGACCTAACCATCGCAAGATTGGTAAGTGCGCTTCAGGATGGTCAAGATATCTCCGATGACTGA
- a CDS encoding PTS sugar transporter subunit IIA, whose translation MTDLIQQAGIQLAAAASSSEEAVASCGQLLFELGAIETEYAAAMWEREQIFSSAIGMGFAIPHGTDESRKFVNFDQLVFLRLENPIMWGDEEVYCVLGIASQGDAHVDILGNLAELIQDPAHLATLMNSNSPSEILDLLLSNQD comes from the coding sequence ATGACTGATCTGATTCAACAGGCCGGAATCCAACTAGCTGCTGCGGCTTCCTCCTCGGAGGAGGCCGTAGCTAGCTGTGGCCAGTTGCTGTTCGAACTCGGGGCGATCGAAACCGAGTATGCGGCGGCTATGTGGGAGCGCGAGCAGATTTTCTCCTCAGCGATTGGTATGGGCTTCGCGATTCCACACGGCACTGATGAGTCCCGCAAGTTTGTAAATTTTGACCAACTTGTTTTCCTAAGGCTCGAAAACCCCATTATGTGGGGGGACGAAGAGGTTTACTGCGTGCTAGGAATCGCCTCTCAGGGCGATGCTCACGTTGATATTTTGGGGAATTTAGCAGAGCTGATTCAGGATCCGGCCCACTTGGCCACTTTGATGAACTCGAATTCTCCTTCCGAAATCCTTGATCTGCTCCTCAGCAATCAAGATTAA
- a CDS encoding mannitol-1-phosphate 5-dehydrogenase — translation MKAVHFGAGNIGRGFIGAVLQDAGFFVTFADVNQPLIDLMLAAGEYRLTVLTEQQTTRRYSNFTALHSVNQFDALVQAISVADLVTASVGANLLPKLAGAIAAGIKARGSREPLLVMACENAINATDILESAIAEQGELDYEKVIFANTAVDRIVPMQPEGSAPNVFVEEFCEWVIDSSRMSDSLISIPGAVFVKELAPFIERKLFTVNTAHLTIAYLGQLAGYQTIAQSLCDSNVFEMTRAVLDETSRVLIERHHFDPEQHEAYVLKTLARLGNPVIDDQVIRVGRQPLRKLSRNERLIGPAAYSAELGHEPKAILKVVLAALLFRDDSDSEVLELTEIIATHNVSDCVVKICGVDTSHPLYPNLLEVFSMHKSALNRA, via the coding sequence TTGAAAGCTGTTCATTTTGGCGCAGGAAACATTGGCCGCGGTTTTATCGGCGCAGTTCTTCAAGACGCAGGTTTTTTCGTCACATTTGCCGATGTCAATCAACCCCTAATCGACCTAATGCTGGCTGCCGGTGAATACCGGCTCACGGTGCTGACCGAGCAGCAAACTACTCGGCGTTATTCGAATTTCACGGCGCTGCACTCGGTGAATCAATTTGATGCTCTGGTTCAAGCGATATCGGTCGCCGATTTAGTCACTGCATCTGTGGGAGCCAATCTCTTGCCCAAGCTGGCCGGTGCTATTGCAGCCGGAATCAAAGCAAGAGGCTCCCGCGAACCCTTATTGGTAATGGCTTGCGAAAATGCCATAAACGCGACCGATATCTTGGAGAGTGCGATAGCCGAACAGGGCGAGCTCGATTATGAGAAGGTGATTTTTGCCAACACGGCTGTGGATCGAATCGTGCCGATGCAGCCTGAGGGTTCGGCCCCAAATGTATTCGTTGAAGAGTTCTGTGAATGGGTAATCGATTCGAGCCGGATGTCGGATTCATTAATCTCAATACCCGGAGCCGTGTTCGTCAAGGAGTTAGCGCCATTTATTGAGCGCAAGCTCTTCACTGTCAACACTGCCCACCTAACCATCGCCTATCTGGGGCAGCTTGCCGGGTACCAAACAATAGCTCAGTCACTTTGTGACTCAAATGTTTTTGAAATGACGCGCGCTGTCTTGGACGAGACATCCCGAGTGTTGATCGAGCGTCATCACTTTGATCCTGAGCAGCACGAGGCTTATGTCTTGAAAACCCTGGCAAGGTTGGGAAACCCCGTGATCGACGATCAGGTTATAAGGGTTGGTCGACAGCCCCTAAGAAAACTCTCAAGAAATGAAAGATTAATAGGTCCGGCAGCCTATTCCGCCGAGCTCGGACACGAACCCAAGGCAATTCTGAAGGTCGTTTTGGCAGCTCTTTTGTTTCGCGATGATTCCGATTCAGAGGTGCTTGAGCTAACTGAAATTATTGCGACCCACAATGTCTCCGATTGTGTTGTGAAGATATGTGGCGTCGATACCTCACATCCCTTATATCCAAACTTGCTTGAGGTATTTTCAATGCACAAAAGTGCGTTGAATCGGGCCTAA
- a CDS encoding HPr family phosphocarrier protein has protein sequence MPTIRANVIIQDPIGLHARPAGQIVKLIKETGLEVRIGKVGEELVKANSPLRMMALKAKTGQELVVEIDTEDQALADSIIHQIQDFIKG, from the coding sequence ATGCCCACCATTAGAGCCAACGTAATTATTCAAGATCCCATCGGCTTGCACGCCAGACCGGCTGGCCAAATAGTTAAGTTGATAAAAGAGACTGGACTCGAGGTGCGCATTGGCAAAGTTGGCGAAGAGCTAGTGAAGGCTAATTCGCCATTGAGAATGATGGCTCTAAAGGCAAAGACTGGCCAAGAGCTAGTTGTTGAGATTGATACCGAGGATCAGGCACTAGCCGATTCGATAATTCATCAGATTCAAGACTTCATTAAGGGTTGA
- a CDS encoding putative PEP-binding protein, translating into MTLESGTVLTGLGVGLEAVVAEVLRIRPHQDLPAAAKHLGDVKKEVLALKTAISNVAGGLDELVLGAEETSAEILEALKMMLEDEELFEAASLQIEAGWNAATAIDLAVDEFGELFAGDEAFEERLVDLKDLAKRVAADIFGISVGLEIPTQGSFVIVGDDFSPADTAQFTKAVVGVVTIKGGPTSHTAIICRSRSIPAVVSCAGAKDLLDGQMVLIDPVGDRVVVDGDDSQATTAISFVPKSLDPIVPVRANIGSLEDAIAAAASSAAGVGLFRTELLYLSEKYQPTREKQTQSYTNILRAAPEGPIVVRTIDAGSDKPVPFLDMPQEENPALGIRGFRLIQNHRDFIVDQLASLESARKESGREVWVMAPMISTAQEAIEFADLARSHGQYKVGIMVETPSIAMAIKDLKGQLDFISVGTNDLSQYLFAADRMNAGLGALLNPWQPALIRMLEKIARESAEVGISSGVCGESASDPAFAIVLAGLGFQSLSASRSQVGAVRNALSAVSLDQAKGVARLALAQTSAESAKAAVLEELASL; encoded by the coding sequence ATGACCCTGGAGTCAGGAACAGTTCTAACCGGCTTGGGTGTTGGCCTAGAGGCGGTTGTGGCCGAAGTGCTGCGAATTCGCCCACACCAAGATTTGCCAGCCGCTGCCAAGCATTTGGGGGACGTAAAAAAAGAGGTTCTGGCCCTCAAGACCGCAATCTCCAACGTCGCAGGCGGCTTGGATGAGCTCGTCCTTGGTGCGGAGGAGACCTCGGCCGAGATTCTAGAAGCTCTCAAAATGATGCTTGAGGACGAAGAGCTTTTCGAAGCGGCCAGTTTGCAGATCGAAGCCGGCTGGAATGCGGCAACCGCGATTGATTTGGCGGTGGATGAGTTCGGTGAGCTCTTTGCTGGAGATGAGGCTTTTGAAGAGCGACTGGTTGATCTCAAAGATTTAGCTAAGCGCGTGGCAGCGGATATCTTCGGAATTTCTGTGGGACTTGAGATTCCAACCCAGGGCAGTTTTGTGATAGTTGGAGACGATTTTTCTCCCGCCGACACGGCCCAATTCACCAAGGCTGTGGTCGGGGTAGTAACCATAAAGGGTGGACCCACCAGCCACACCGCAATTATTTGCCGCTCCAGGTCCATACCGGCAGTGGTTTCTTGTGCTGGGGCCAAGGATCTTTTAGACGGCCAAATGGTTTTAATTGATCCGGTTGGCGACCGAGTCGTAGTGGACGGCGATGATTCACAGGCTACAACCGCAATTAGTTTCGTGCCAAAATCGCTAGATCCGATAGTTCCGGTCCGAGCCAATATCGGCTCACTTGAGGACGCGATTGCCGCGGCAGCTTCTAGCGCCGCTGGAGTTGGGCTTTTTAGAACTGAGCTTTTATACCTATCGGAAAAATATCAGCCAACAAGGGAAAAACAAACCCAGAGCTATACCAATATTCTTAGGGCGGCGCCGGAAGGCCCAATCGTGGTGCGCACCATTGACGCTGGTTCGGATAAGCCAGTGCCATTTTTAGATATGCCGCAAGAGGAGAATCCCGCGCTCGGGATCCGTGGCTTCAGGTTGATTCAAAACCACAGGGACTTTATCGTCGATCAGCTAGCGAGCCTAGAGAGCGCGAGAAAAGAATCTGGCCGTGAGGTTTGGGTAATGGCTCCGATGATTTCCACCGCTCAAGAGGCTATCGAATTCGCAGATCTGGCCCGATCCCATGGTCAATATAAGGTCGGAATAATGGTCGAAACTCCCTCGATTGCAATGGCAATTAAGGACTTAAAGGGCCAATTGGATTTCATCTCGGTTGGGACAAATGATCTGTCGCAGTATCTGTTTGCGGCGGATCGAATGAACGCCGGGCTAGGAGCCTTGCTGAACCCTTGGCAACCCGCGCTAATTCGCATGCTCGAAAAGATTGCCCGAGAGAGCGCCGAGGTCGGCATTAGCTCGGGTGTTTGCGGCGAGAGTGCTTCGGATCCCGCGTTTGCAATTGTTCTTGCGGGCCTTGGGTTCCAGTCACTTTCAGCTTCCAGGTCTCAGGTTGGAGCGGTTCGTAACGCGCTAAGTGCGGTGAGCCTAGATCAGGCTAAAGGGGTTGCCAGGCTCGCTTTGGCGCAAACTTCGGCGGAGTCGGCCAAGGCTGCGGTGCTTGAGGAGCTTGCATCTTTATAA